In Lotus japonicus ecotype B-129 chromosome 5, LjGifu_v1.2, one genomic interval encodes:
- the LOC130720157 gene encoding uncharacterized protein LOC130720157, with protein MSNRGEEEEEEEALSRSARAAEDLYHLRDTFFPPNPHDRISSLQHHSDLALNLLDSIPPEQRKSPMQRATFEYLRGKVLDVFPDYRKDAEDHLSKAVKLNPSLADAWLCLGNCIWKKGDLPAAKNCLSLALNKGPNKKILCQLSMLKRKMSQGAENQSELVEESIEHAKEAITLDVKDGNSWYNLGNAYLTSFFVTGAWDHAKLSHSLKAYQNAEKDERMKSNPDLYFNYATVNKYLENYERALSGFEAAALKDPGLNAAEEAQKIVNLLDKVDNLLRGHVRAKRIASLVSSLAAVSLKSSHKGVTIDLLSEGLNRALAVEGKVLFFVRSESVAPLYYVLCDSNQTCFVLSVYGVRFDVIKEGDQLTLLDPLFRDVDLSWKEKHYQFKSIRLDFYEQVLVNGKALTPQQAIRSSILAQHKP; from the exons ATGAGCAATcgaggtgaagaagaagaagaagaagaagcattaTCGAGAAGCGCAAGAGCTGCAGAAGATCTCTACCACCTTCGAGACACTTTTTTCCCACCCAACCCTCATGACAGAATCTCGTCGTTGCAGCACCATTCCGATCTCGCTCTCAATCTCCTCGATTCCATTCCTCCAG AACAAAGAAAATCACCGATGCAACGTGCAACATTTGAATATCTTAGAGGGAAGGTGTTGGATGTATTTCCTGACTACAGGAAAGACGCTGAGGATCACCTATCGAAAGCT GTTAAGTTAAATCCATCTCTTGCAGATGCTTGGCTATGTTTAGGTAACTGCATATGGAAGAAGGGAGATTTGCCTGCTGCAAAAAACTGCCTCAGTCTTGCATTGAACAAG GGTCCTAACAAAAAGATTCTTTGTCAATTATCAATGCTTAAAAGAAAAATGTCTCAAG GTGCGGAGAATCAGTCAGAACTTGTTGAAGAAAGCATTGAACATGCCAAGGAAGCAATCACTTTGGACGTCAAGGATGGGAACTCTTGGT ATAATCTTGGAAATGCATACCTTACAAGTTTTTTTGTCACTGGAGCTTGGGATCATGCCAAACTTTCACATTCTTTAAAAGCATATCAAAATGCT GAGAAAGATGAAAGAATGAAGTCCAATCCTGACCTATATTTTAATTATGCCACC GTTAACAAATATCTAGAGAACTATGAGAGGGCCCTTAGTGGATTTGAGGCTGCTGCTCTAAAGGATCCAGGTCTCAATGCTGCAGAGGAGGCTCAGAAGATAGTCAACTTACTTGACAAGGTGGACAATCTTTTGAGG GGACATGTAAGAGCTAAGAGAATAGCATCTTTGGTATCATCGTTGGCTGCTGTTAGTT TAAAATCGTCACACAAAGGAGTTACCATTGACCTTCTGTCAGAGGGTCTGAATAGAGCTCTAGCAGTAGAGGGGAAGGTGCTTTTCTTTGTTAGGAGTGAGAGTGTTGCTCCCCT ATACTATGTGCTTTGTGATTCAAATCAAACTTGCTTTGTTCTCTCAGTTTATGGTGTACGTTTTGATGTG ATTAAAGAAGGAGATCAGCTAACATTGCTCGACCCTTTATTTCGGGATGTTGATTTGTCTTGGAAGGAGAAG cattatCAGTTCAAGTCTATACGCCTGGATTTCTATGAACAAGTGCTTGTTAATGGAAAAGCTCTGACTCCTCAACAAGCTATCCGTTCATCAATACTTGCACAACATAAACCTTGA
- the LOC130720416 gene encoding uncharacterized protein LOC130720416 isoform X3: MMTIILAVLYVLGYQRAIFGFIIIGWLLVAATFILSGVFMILDNVISDTCMETGEWAANPHKESTLSCVLPCVDQRTTNKTLIQSTQVANYIATIVNRFIYETTNINATRGTLGYYNQSGSLMLPLCIPFDSQYQERPCEDQEISSANASMVWKKSECEVCDSSICTTVGRVTPEIYAQLVVAVNESYALEHYTPRVLSLHNCNFVGKLSQESLQLTVLH; the protein is encoded by the exons ATGATGACAATTATTTTGGCTGTTCTATATGTCCTTGGTTATCAACGTGCAATCTTCGG ATTTATTATCATTGGATGGTTGCTGGTTGCAGCCACATTCATTCTTTCCGGAGTGTTCATGATCCTTGATAA TGTGATTTCTGATACATGTATGGAAACGGGAGAATGGGCAGCGAATCCACACAAAGAATCTACTCTTAGTTGTGTTCTTCCATGTGTCGATCAGAGAACGACTAACAAAACATTAATCCAAAGTACACAAGTGGCCAACTACATTGCTACTATTGTTAATCGATTCATATATGAAACAACAAATATAAATGCGACACGAGGTACTCTGGGATACTACAACCAATCTGGGTCATTAATGTTGCCTTTATGCATTCCCTTTGACTCTCAGTATCAAGAGCGCCCATGTGAAGATCAAGAAATTTCTTCTGCCAATGCTTCGATG GTTTGGAAGAAAAGTGAGTGTGAGGTATGTGATTCTAGTATTTGCACCACAGTTGGCAGGGTGACGCCAGAGATTTATGCGCAGTTAGTAGTTGCTGTGAACGAAAGCTATGCATTGGAACATTATACTCCACGTGTGCTTAGCCTACATAATTGCAATTTTGTAGGGAAGCTATCACAGGAATCACTTCAACTCACTGTCCTCCATTAA
- the LOC130720416 gene encoding uncharacterized protein LOC130720416 isoform X2 → MNDIDKLNRDLDRVAETLSEKTNESAVKFRVVSKYVRIALLVVAVVMLLLALAGLATFILSGVFMILDNVISDTCMETGEWAANPHKESTLSCVLPCVDQRTTNKTLIQSTQVANYIATIVNRFIYETTNINATRGTLGYYNQSGSLMLPLCIPFDSQYQERPCEDQEISSANASMVWKKSECEVCDSSICTTVGRVTPEIYAQLVVAVNESYALEHYTPRVLSLHNCNFVGKLSQESLQLTVLH, encoded by the exons ATGAATGATATTGATAAGTTGAATAGGGATCTGGATAGGGTGGCAGAAACACTTTCTGAGAAGACAAATGAAAGTGCTGTAAAATTCAGAGTAGTATCCAAATATGT GCGTATAGCTTTGCTTGTTGTGGCAGTAGTGATGCTTCTTCTAGCTCTAGCTGGACTAG CCACATTCATTCTTTCCGGAGTGTTCATGATCCTTGATAA TGTGATTTCTGATACATGTATGGAAACGGGAGAATGGGCAGCGAATCCACACAAAGAATCTACTCTTAGTTGTGTTCTTCCATGTGTCGATCAGAGAACGACTAACAAAACATTAATCCAAAGTACACAAGTGGCCAACTACATTGCTACTATTGTTAATCGATTCATATATGAAACAACAAATATAAATGCGACACGAGGTACTCTGGGATACTACAACCAATCTGGGTCATTAATGTTGCCTTTATGCATTCCCTTTGACTCTCAGTATCAAGAGCGCCCATGTGAAGATCAAGAAATTTCTTCTGCCAATGCTTCGATG GTTTGGAAGAAAAGTGAGTGTGAGGTATGTGATTCTAGTATTTGCACCACAGTTGGCAGGGTGACGCCAGAGATTTATGCGCAGTTAGTAGTTGCTGTGAACGAAAGCTATGCATTGGAACATTATACTCCACGTGTGCTTAGCCTACATAATTGCAATTTTGTAGGGAAGCTATCACAGGAATCACTTCAACTCACTGTCCTCCATTAA